From a single Planctellipticum variicoloris genomic region:
- a CDS encoding 3-hydroxyacyl-ACP dehydratase FabZ family protein: protein MARFSRPTAPGFLLREWTGMRFLLIDRITELTPYKSISAVKNLSLAEEYLADHFPGFPVLPGVLMLESLVQAGAWLVRCSEDFAHSTVMLKETRAVRYNNFVAPGDQLQLQLTVKKTTGSLWDLQGSGTVNGGSAVSARITLEVLNLADRHADLARADELQIQTWRELLPQIWRQPVEQSA, encoded by the coding sequence ATGGCTCGATTCTCCCGGCCGACGGCGCCGGGTTTTCTGCTCCGGGAATGGACTGGCATGCGGTTTCTGCTGATTGATCGCATTACCGAACTGACGCCTTACAAGTCGATCAGCGCGGTGAAGAATCTGTCGCTGGCGGAGGAATATCTGGCCGACCATTTCCCAGGATTCCCCGTGCTGCCGGGCGTTCTGATGCTGGAATCGCTGGTGCAGGCCGGCGCCTGGCTGGTGCGTTGCAGCGAGGATTTCGCGCACAGCACGGTGATGCTCAAGGAAACCCGGGCGGTCCGGTATAACAACTTTGTCGCGCCGGGCGATCAACTGCAGTTGCAGTTGACCGTCAAGAAAACAACCGGCAGTCTATGGGATCTGCAAGGATCGGGAACCGTCAACGGCGGATCGGCAGTCTCCGCGCGGATCACTCTGGAAGTGCTGAATTTGGCCGATCGGCATGCCGATCTCGCCCGAGCCGACGAATTGCAGATTCAGACCTGGCGGGAACTGTTGCCGCAGATCTGGCGTCAGCCGGTCGAACAGTCGGCCTGA
- the polA gene encoding DNA polymerase I → MSQLPSLIVSNTVVKNFRGARGVCGAGLRRSAANVPVGADTRAHVSRLCFDEPGGGLRSKPGAKIDSAANSISVPILTVALVETRLRHHNFLRDLSIYRASGSAVAPPSRTAPMAETVYLVDSFSLIFQVFHAIPPMTSPAGQPTNAVFGFSRDLVTLLKDHRPGWLICAWDSSGPGERLGIFPDYKANRAEMPEDLRPQIGLVREVIEAFRIPLIEFPGWEADDVIATLTREAVEHGRDVRIVTSDKDARQLLGPQVKLFNFRKNSYLDETGLLEDWGVRPDQVVDFQSLVGDAVDNVPGIPLIGPKKAAQLLKDWQTLEDVLANAEHAPGAKLRENLKKFADQARMSRELVRLRTDLPLVFDWEASRCTQPDVHHLQDVFRRLGFRKLVDDVKQFAPPVAKVVARGLFDDEPESEPAPQPEHPGQVAQDRCWETVDTPEKLTAFVTELSSQSRFCVDLETTGLDPLQSRIVGWAFSWTAGTGHYLPVLGPAGSQLLNHDDVLRSLQPILEREDIEVINQNIKFDLIVLRAAGIRIRNLGLDPMVGDYLLDAGARSHNLETLIDKYLHRPSISIKELIGSGAKQKRMDEIAVEKVAEYATEDADCSLQIADLIRPQLEADHLWKLYWDLERPLIHVLADMEYRGIRVDAAELRAQSETLTLQLETLMHEIHDLAGHPFNIDSPIQLRTVLFEEQGLPVRKKTKTGPSTDQDVLEELATLRPDNPLPLKIIEHRQMSKLKGTYLDALPALINPQTGRIHASFNQVVAATGRLSSSDPNLQNIPIRTPAGRQVRKAFVPENPDWRLVCADYSQIELRMLAHFSRDPVLVEAFANGVDIHTAVAADVFGVDRQDVDSDMRRVAKAVNFGVIYGQSPYGLAAALGITQDDAARFIDEYFSRYAGVDAFLDQTLVECAKTGYARTILGRRRAIEGLRSERSRNRTMPERTAINTVIQGSAADLIKQAMIRVHNRLERDQHPARLLLQIHDELVLESPVDAVPSLVALVKAEMEHALTLDVPLIVDVSVGQNWLDIEDVES, encoded by the coding sequence TTGAGTCAACTTCCCAGTCTGATCGTCTCGAATACGGTCGTCAAGAACTTTCGGGGCGCCCGAGGGGTCTGCGGGGCCGGACTTCGTCGATCGGCGGCGAATGTTCCGGTCGGAGCAGACACGCGGGCGCACGTCTCCAGACTCTGTTTCGACGAACCGGGCGGAGGACTCCGTTCGAAACCGGGAGCAAAGATCGACTCCGCCGCGAACTCGATCAGCGTACCGATTCTGACGGTGGCGCTGGTGGAAACGCGGCTGCGGCACCATAATTTCCTGCGAGACTTAAGTATTTACCGGGCTTCCGGTTCTGCCGTTGCTCCCCCATCGAGAACCGCCCCCATGGCCGAGACCGTCTATCTTGTCGACAGCTTCTCGCTGATCTTCCAGGTTTTCCATGCGATCCCCCCGATGACCAGCCCGGCGGGACAGCCCACAAACGCCGTGTTCGGGTTCAGCCGGGATCTGGTGACCCTGCTGAAAGATCATCGTCCCGGCTGGCTGATCTGCGCCTGGGATTCCTCCGGGCCAGGTGAACGCCTGGGGATCTTTCCGGATTACAAAGCCAACCGTGCGGAAATGCCCGAGGATCTGCGGCCACAGATCGGACTTGTCCGGGAAGTGATCGAAGCCTTTCGGATTCCGCTGATCGAGTTTCCGGGGTGGGAAGCGGACGACGTGATCGCCACGCTCACGCGGGAAGCGGTCGAGCACGGCCGGGATGTCCGCATCGTCACCAGTGATAAAGACGCACGACAGCTCCTCGGCCCGCAGGTCAAACTGTTCAATTTTCGCAAAAACAGCTACCTCGACGAAACGGGGCTGCTCGAGGACTGGGGAGTCCGCCCCGATCAGGTCGTCGATTTTCAGTCGCTCGTCGGTGACGCCGTCGACAATGTGCCGGGGATTCCGCTCATCGGCCCCAAAAAAGCGGCCCAGCTCCTGAAGGACTGGCAGACCCTGGAGGACGTGCTGGCCAATGCCGAGCATGCTCCCGGAGCCAAATTGCGGGAGAACCTGAAGAAATTCGCGGATCAGGCCCGCATGAGCCGGGAACTGGTCCGGCTGCGGACCGACTTGCCGCTGGTTTTCGACTGGGAAGCCTCTCGATGCACCCAGCCGGACGTGCATCACCTTCAGGATGTCTTCCGCCGCCTCGGCTTCCGCAAGCTCGTTGATGACGTGAAACAGTTTGCGCCGCCGGTGGCGAAGGTCGTCGCACGCGGATTATTTGACGACGAACCGGAATCGGAGCCGGCGCCCCAGCCCGAGCACCCGGGCCAGGTCGCTCAGGATCGATGCTGGGAGACCGTCGACACTCCGGAAAAACTGACAGCGTTCGTCACAGAGCTTTCGTCGCAAAGCCGCTTCTGCGTGGACCTTGAGACGACAGGACTCGATCCGCTGCAGTCGCGGATCGTCGGCTGGGCGTTCAGTTGGACGGCTGGAACCGGCCACTATCTGCCGGTGCTAGGCCCTGCCGGAAGCCAGCTTCTCAACCACGACGACGTGCTGAGATCGCTCCAGCCGATCCTGGAACGGGAAGACATTGAGGTGATCAATCAGAACATCAAGTTCGACTTGATCGTCTTGCGGGCTGCCGGGATCCGAATCCGGAATCTCGGGCTGGATCCGATGGTCGGAGACTATCTGCTCGACGCCGGAGCCAGGTCGCATAATCTGGAAACGCTGATCGATAAGTACCTGCATCGCCCGTCGATTTCGATCAAGGAGCTGATCGGCAGTGGTGCGAAACAGAAGCGAATGGACGAGATCGCCGTTGAAAAGGTCGCCGAGTACGCGACGGAAGACGCAGACTGCTCACTGCAGATCGCCGACCTGATCCGCCCGCAGCTTGAGGCCGATCACCTCTGGAAACTGTACTGGGATCTGGAACGACCGCTGATTCACGTCCTGGCGGATATGGAATATCGCGGCATCCGCGTCGACGCCGCAGAACTGCGGGCGCAGAGCGAAACGCTGACGCTCCAGCTCGAAACGCTGATGCACGAAATCCATGATCTGGCGGGCCATCCGTTCAACATCGACTCGCCGATTCAGTTACGGACGGTCCTGTTCGAAGAGCAGGGACTGCCAGTCCGCAAAAAGACGAAAACCGGCCCCAGCACCGATCAGGATGTGCTGGAAGAACTGGCAACGCTCCGCCCCGACAATCCCCTGCCGCTCAAAATCATCGAGCATCGGCAGATGTCGAAGCTCAAGGGAACCTACCTGGACGCGCTGCCGGCGCTGATCAACCCGCAGACCGGCCGGATTCACGCGTCGTTCAACCAGGTGGTCGCGGCGACCGGCCGGCTCAGTTCGAGCGACCCCAACCTCCAGAACATTCCCATCCGGACCCCGGCAGGACGCCAGGTCCGCAAAGCGTTCGTCCCGGAGAACCCCGACTGGCGGCTCGTGTGTGCGGACTATTCGCAGATCGAACTGCGGATGCTGGCCCACTTCAGCCGGGACCCGGTGCTGGTGGAAGCCTTCGCCAACGGCGTCGACATTCACACGGCGGTCGCGGCGGATGTGTTCGGAGTCGACCGGCAGGACGTCGACAGCGATATGCGCCGGGTCGCCAAGGCCGTCAACTTCGGCGTAATTTACGGACAAAGCCCCTATGGCCTGGCGGCGGCTCTGGGAATCACCCAGGACGACGCCGCCCGATTTATCGACGAATACTTCAGCCGGTATGCCGGAGTCGACGCCTTCCTGGATCAGACCCTGGTCGAGTGCGCGAAAACCGGCTATGCACGGACGATCCTCGGGCGACGGCGGGCGATCGAGGGATTGCGCTCCGAGCGGTCGCGCAATCGGACGATGCCGGAGCGGACTGCTATTAATACAGTCATTCAGGGCTCGGCGGCGGACCTGATTAAGCAGGCGATGATCCGAGTCCACAACCGGCTGGAGCGGGACCAACACCCGGCCCGCCTGCTGCTCCAGATCCATGACGAACTGGTGCTGGAATCGCCCGTGGACGCGGTTCCGTCACTGGTCGCGCTGGTGAAAGCAGAGATGGAACACGCGCTGACTCTCGACGTACCGCTGATCGTGGACGTTTCCGTCGGCCAGAACTGGCTGGACATCGAAGACGTTGAGAGTTGA
- the fabG gene encoding 3-oxoacyl-[acyl-carrier-protein] reductase — protein MNLTGRVALVTGGSRGIGRAIVARLAGAGAKVAFVYQSNQEAAEALAAELKAQGSEVLAIKADVSSKEEADQAVEQVTTAFGRLDILVNNAGITRDGLLATMTSDQWRQVIDTNLTGVFNFCQAATRTMMSQRYGRVINMSSVAADFSNPGQVNYAASKAGIEGFSRCMATELAKRGVTVNCVAPGFIETDMTVAVVNSFGDKIKQSIPVRRLGKPEDIANAVHFLASEESSYITGQTLKVDGGLTLGGMG, from the coding sequence ATGAATCTGACAGGTCGTGTTGCGTTGGTGACTGGAGGCAGTCGCGGGATCGGTCGGGCCATTGTCGCCCGCCTGGCCGGCGCCGGCGCTAAAGTGGCGTTCGTCTACCAGTCGAACCAGGAGGCCGCGGAGGCGCTGGCCGCGGAGCTCAAGGCTCAGGGCTCCGAAGTTCTGGCCATCAAGGCCGATGTCAGCAGCAAAGAAGAAGCCGATCAGGCAGTCGAGCAGGTGACGACGGCCTTCGGACGCCTGGACATTCTCGTGAACAACGCCGGCATTACGCGCGACGGCCTGCTGGCCACGATGACTTCGGACCAGTGGCGGCAGGTCATCGACACCAATCTGACCGGCGTGTTCAACTTCTGCCAGGCGGCGACGCGGACGATGATGTCGCAGCGCTATGGCCGCGTCATCAACATGTCGAGCGTCGCAGCGGATTTTTCGAATCCCGGGCAGGTCAATTACGCCGCCAGCAAGGCCGGCATCGAAGGGTTTTCGCGGTGCATGGCGACAGAACTCGCCAAGCGGGGCGTAACCGTCAATTGCGTTGCTCCCGGCTTCATTGAAACCGATATGACCGTCGCCGTCGTGAATTCCTTCGGCGACAAGATCAAGCAGTCGATTCCTGTCCGCCGGCTCGGCAAGCCCGAGGACATTGCGAATGCAGTTCACTTCCTCGCCTCCGAAGAGTCGAGCTACATCACGGGGCAGACTTTGAAAGTCGACGGGGGACTGACGCTCGGCGGCATGGGATAA
- a CDS encoding glycosyltransferase family 4 protein, translating into MRIVIVTAGGAGMFCGSCMHDNTWARALQQAGHDVVLLPLYTPLTLDEESLSDRHVYVGGINVYLDARFPFWRRLPRIFKRWLDAAWILRLASRGNVSNSAPELGDLTMSLLQGNHGPHRAALGDLNRHLLELAPDVVCFSNLMLGAGASALRSHFRGRIWCVLQGDDIFLDALPEPWRTQSWTRLREITGDFDGFITHSEYYRRFMGERLKLPQERIHRLPLTIDCVRHTGTPKTLLGSPPTVGYFARIDPAKGLDLLVEAIVLLQREFPDVRLRAGGYLGESHRDFFDRVGKLAAPLGDRFQYVGSPGTLAAKIGFLEGLDVFSVPTRYHEPKGIFLLEAWANGLPVVQPAHGAFPELVRSTGGGLLVTPDDPAALAEGLAQVLRDSELRRTISTAGAGGVRRLHDLSALAAATTSLWST; encoded by the coding sequence ATGCGCATCGTGATCGTCACGGCCGGAGGCGCCGGCATGTTCTGCGGGTCGTGCATGCACGACAACACCTGGGCGCGGGCGCTCCAGCAGGCCGGACACGACGTGGTGCTGCTGCCGCTCTATACGCCCCTCACGCTCGACGAGGAGAGCCTGAGCGACCGCCACGTCTACGTCGGCGGCATTAACGTCTACCTGGATGCCCGGTTTCCCTTCTGGCGGCGGCTGCCGCGGATCTTCAAGCGCTGGCTCGACGCGGCGTGGATTCTGCGACTGGCGAGCCGCGGCAATGTGAGCAATAGCGCCCCCGAGCTCGGCGACCTGACGATGTCGCTGCTGCAGGGGAATCATGGTCCGCATCGGGCCGCCCTGGGGGACCTGAACCGGCACCTGCTGGAACTGGCGCCCGATGTCGTCTGCTTCAGCAATCTGATGCTCGGCGCGGGAGCATCCGCCCTGCGCAGTCACTTTCGGGGGCGGATCTGGTGCGTCCTGCAGGGGGACGACATCTTTCTGGACGCCTTGCCGGAACCCTGGCGGACGCAATCCTGGACCCGATTGCGGGAGATCACCGGCGACTTCGACGGCTTCATCACCCATAGCGAATACTACCGCCGGTTCATGGGAGAGCGGCTGAAATTGCCGCAGGAGCGGATTCATCGGCTTCCGCTAACGATCGATTGCGTCCGACACACCGGGACTCCGAAAACTCTGCTCGGATCGCCGCCGACCGTCGGCTACTTCGCCCGGATCGATCCGGCCAAGGGGCTGGATCTGCTGGTGGAGGCGATCGTCCTGCTGCAGCGCGAGTTCCCCGACGTCCGATTGCGAGCCGGAGGCTACCTCGGAGAGAGCCATCGGGACTTCTTTGATCGCGTCGGGAAACTTGCCGCCCCGCTCGGCGATCGGTTCCAATATGTTGGGAGCCCTGGCACGCTGGCCGCGAAGATTGGATTCCTCGAAGGACTCGACGTCTTTTCCGTGCCGACGCGCTACCACGAGCCCAAAGGGATTTTTCTGCTGGAAGCCTGGGCCAACGGGCTGCCCGTCGTTCAACCTGCGCACGGCGCGTTTCCCGAACTGGTCCGTTCCACGGGCGGGGGGCTGCTGGTGACGCCGGACGATCCCGCCGCACTGGCCGAGGGATTGGCGCAAGTCCTTCGCGATTCGGAGCTGCGCCGGACCATCTCGACTGCGGGAGCAGGCGGCGTCCGACGGCTGCACGACCTCTCGGCGCTGGCCGCCGCCACGACCTCACTCTGGTCGACCTGA
- a CDS encoding OmpH family outer membrane protein codes for MAAATNKPGWPHYTAITFFLTTVILGITTYLSVKDASTKGATLISLGAEKQTSETARRQLDEAVQAMKTAMGALLEQPYDAQNPTNANTVVGLFNQKLAELGGEHRGANGLDTLDKLRTALNTAIADRDNIKATLEKTNAELLALRDQYQKTVDSSEDKYKTAKTDLTTEQTRFKEQVDQKEQEVTELRNDYNQAQTELQQEKDSREAERKKAAEDVQKLIANIERLRRQLLDTTRQSFDEAQGKIVRVDSSTNLVWINLGERDFLRPRISFSVYAKDVPGVARGPQDVKGKIEVTRILDQTTAEARIVDEDFKRPITQGDLIYTPLWKPGRVEVFSIVGLIDLDGDGRSDREALHQIMAVNNAKFDNEINDKGEPVDANGDVLTEEEAGHVSEQTKFLILGDIPDETTLVNDDDKAAARAINKEAKRLQAEAIINGVDIIKLNEFLSYVGFQPKRRLFQAGQEKPFNLQAGRPERPTVSTGQVSGALSTGSRNRPQPQKTSTGVTSGQKK; via the coding sequence ATGGCGGCTGCTACCAACAAACCCGGTTGGCCCCACTACACCGCAATCACGTTCTTCCTGACGACCGTGATTCTCGGGATCACGACGTATCTGTCCGTGAAGGACGCCTCGACGAAGGGTGCGACGCTGATCTCGCTGGGCGCCGAGAAGCAGACCAGCGAGACGGCCCGTCGTCAGCTTGACGAGGCGGTCCAGGCCATGAAGACCGCGATGGGGGCGCTGCTCGAGCAACCCTACGATGCCCAGAACCCGACAAACGCCAACACGGTGGTGGGACTCTTCAATCAGAAGCTCGCCGAACTTGGCGGCGAGCACCGCGGAGCGAACGGTCTCGACACGCTCGACAAGTTGCGAACAGCGCTGAACACGGCGATCGCCGATCGCGACAATATCAAGGCGACGCTCGAAAAGACTAACGCCGAGCTCCTCGCCCTGCGGGATCAGTATCAGAAGACGGTCGATTCCAGCGAAGATAAGTACAAGACAGCCAAGACCGATCTGACGACCGAACAGACCCGCTTCAAAGAACAGGTCGATCAGAAAGAGCAGGAAGTCACGGAGCTCCGCAACGATTACAATCAGGCCCAGACAGAACTGCAGCAGGAGAAGGACAGTCGCGAAGCGGAGCGGAAGAAGGCGGCGGAAGACGTCCAGAAGCTGATTGCGAATATCGAACGTCTCCGGCGGCAGCTTCTCGATACCACGCGTCAGTCATTCGACGAGGCGCAGGGCAAGATCGTCCGCGTGGACAGCTCGACCAACCTGGTCTGGATCAACCTCGGCGAGCGGGATTTCCTCCGTCCGCGGATCAGCTTCAGCGTCTATGCCAAGGACGTGCCTGGCGTCGCCCGCGGTCCCCAGGATGTGAAAGGTAAGATCGAAGTCACGCGGATTCTCGACCAGACCACGGCGGAAGCCCGGATCGTTGACGAAGATTTTAAGCGACCGATCACGCAGGGCGACCTGATTTACACCCCGCTCTGGAAGCCGGGTCGCGTCGAAGTCTTCTCCATCGTCGGTCTGATCGATCTCGACGGCGACGGACGCAGCGATCGCGAAGCCCTGCACCAGATTATGGCCGTGAACAACGCCAAGTTTGACAACGAGATCAACGACAAGGGAGAGCCGGTCGACGCGAACGGCGATGTTCTGACGGAAGAGGAAGCCGGCCACGTTTCGGAACAGACGAAGTTCCTGATTCTGGGCGACATTCCGGACGAAACGACGCTGGTCAACGACGACGACAAGGCAGCCGCCCGCGCCATCAACAAGGAAGCCAAGCGACTGCAGGCGGAGGCCATCATCAACGGCGTTGACATCATCAAGTTGAACGAGTTCCTGTCGTACGTCGGATTCCAGCCGAAGCGCCGTCTGTTCCAGGCAGGCCAGGAAAAGCCGTTTAACCTGCAGGCCGGTCGGCCGGAGCGGCCGACGGTCAGCACGGGACAGGTCTCCGGCGCTCTGAGCACCGGCAGCCGGAATCGCCCCCAGCCGCAGAAGACGTCGACAGGTGTGACTTCCGGTCAGAAAAAATAG
- a CDS encoding acyl carrier protein, with translation MTRDEILDKVRSTLVDALGVDDDEVSPESTLVGDLGAESIDFLDIVFRLEKNFSVKIPRGELFPENFASADSTFVKDGVVTPEGLVELKKRMPHADVDSLAKDPKVENIQDLFTVTMIVNFLERKLAA, from the coding sequence ATGACTCGCGACGAAATTCTGGACAAGGTGCGGAGCACGCTGGTCGATGCGCTGGGCGTTGACGACGACGAAGTCAGCCCCGAATCCACGCTGGTGGGCGACCTCGGAGCGGAATCGATCGACTTTCTCGATATCGTCTTCCGCCTGGAAAAGAACTTCAGCGTCAAGATTCCGCGCGGCGAGCTGTTTCCCGAAAACTTCGCGTCGGCCGATTCCACGTTCGTCAAGGACGGCGTCGTTACGCCGGAAGGCCTCGTCGAACTGAAGAAGCGCATGCCGCACGCGGACGTCGACTCGCTGGCGAAGGATCCGAAAGTGGAGAACATCCAGGATCTGTTCACCGTCACCATGATCGTGAACTTCCTGGAACGGAAGCTCGCGGCCTAA
- a CDS encoding proton-conducting transporter membrane subunit, producing the protein MTFPSDVVSLAVLVTLPAIGTLIASGLSSPKSSRFAARSLTSCYWLAAGLAVWMVVRTDAAPVDWNAGTWLSVPGRVAWNAHWWWRAEPVRLWWVAGILGLAALTVTGPMRDSQGSGSRWHLLCFGTAHAACAAQWLAAELWLMLLLHAVVGVATFCALGAGSVRPTAGPAARKWLVTSFVGDAFLLAVIVVLLPSVDVGSNWNSSTVLAQVGERLPPLPGVIAAALVLGSLARAALWPFNDWMHEVTEGPDPRATLLVATAAWPSGLCWLVLAGPWLTETPAAQLVAAGLGLLTAVTAPFFALSQASPRRMVGWLLAGNSGLLVAALALSPEFAGASGLAGLGLMGAGVLLWRRVEGVDAGTIPELRLARQPTSGQGFSNWTTSILALCPAVMFVAGPLLLNVAGQEVNWLPYAPSATSQSLKAGPVLPGMAVAGALGIAIALQGAAAVLLARRSAVRARGDQAAWILVLPGMAALFPLAWLRLSAIPAGGWTPLLVSSGMIAGAVLLGAVAAILLRPFVAKGAAGWDSLSRLSRQRLHLDGAVFLLVNVPVRALAQLGRFCEWFVLDGLFYGELARMPVRAGRELRRLQTGQPSFYALAAVLITGALLMTLLQIRP; encoded by the coding sequence ATGACGTTCCCGTCGGATGTCGTCTCTCTGGCGGTTCTCGTCACGTTGCCGGCGATTGGTACGCTGATCGCCAGCGGGTTGTCGTCGCCGAAGAGTTCGCGATTCGCGGCGCGCAGCTTGACCTCTTGTTATTGGCTGGCCGCCGGTCTGGCGGTCTGGATGGTCGTTAGAACGGACGCCGCTCCCGTCGACTGGAACGCCGGGACATGGCTCAGCGTTCCGGGTCGCGTCGCCTGGAATGCCCACTGGTGGTGGCGCGCCGAACCGGTTCGTTTGTGGTGGGTTGCAGGCATTCTGGGCCTGGCTGCGCTCACGGTGACGGGGCCGATGCGGGACTCCCAGGGATCGGGTTCGCGATGGCATCTCTTGTGCTTCGGAACCGCACACGCCGCGTGCGCCGCCCAGTGGCTCGCGGCGGAGCTCTGGCTGATGCTGCTGCTCCATGCGGTGGTTGGCGTCGCAACATTTTGCGCATTGGGAGCCGGATCCGTCCGCCCGACGGCCGGTCCGGCGGCGCGGAAGTGGCTGGTCACCAGTTTCGTCGGCGACGCCTTCCTCCTGGCTGTGATTGTTGTGTTGTTGCCGTCGGTGGATGTCGGGTCGAACTGGAACAGCTCGACGGTGCTGGCGCAGGTTGGCGAACGACTGCCGCCGTTGCCCGGAGTGATCGCGGCAGCCCTCGTGCTGGGTTCTCTGGCAAGAGCCGCACTCTGGCCGTTCAACGACTGGATGCACGAAGTCACCGAAGGGCCTGATCCGCGGGCGACGCTGCTTGTCGCGACTGCGGCCTGGCCCTCCGGACTATGCTGGCTTGTCCTGGCGGGGCCGTGGCTCACTGAAACTCCCGCTGCGCAACTGGTCGCGGCCGGGCTGGGCCTGTTGACCGCGGTGACCGCTCCATTTTTCGCCCTCAGCCAGGCCTCTCCCCGACGAATGGTCGGCTGGTTGCTTGCTGGAAACTCAGGTCTGCTGGTGGCCGCGCTGGCGCTGTCGCCGGAGTTTGCAGGCGCCAGCGGGCTGGCCGGGCTGGGGCTGATGGGCGCCGGGGTCCTGCTCTGGCGACGTGTCGAAGGCGTGGATGCCGGAACAATTCCGGAGCTCCGCCTGGCCCGCCAGCCGACCTCCGGGCAGGGATTCTCGAATTGGACGACGTCAATTCTCGCGCTCTGTCCGGCCGTGATGTTCGTCGCAGGACCACTGCTGCTGAATGTCGCCGGGCAGGAGGTGAACTGGTTGCCGTACGCGCCAAGTGCCACGTCTCAGTCACTGAAGGCGGGCCCGGTACTCCCCGGGATGGCCGTCGCTGGCGCGCTGGGGATCGCGATTGCATTGCAGGGCGCCGCCGCAGTCCTGCTCGCCCGGCGATCGGCCGTTCGTGCCCGTGGCGACCAGGCGGCCTGGATCCTGGTGCTGCCTGGAATGGCGGCTCTGTTCCCGCTGGCCTGGCTCCGGCTGTCTGCAATACCTGCCGGAGGATGGACTCCGTTGCTCGTCTCCAGCGGGATGATCGCGGGAGCCGTCCTGCTCGGTGCGGTTGCTGCGATCCTGCTGCGGCCATTCGTGGCGAAGGGAGCCGCCGGCTGGGATTCTCTGAGCCGGCTCAGTCGCCAGCGGCTCCACCTGGACGGAGCGGTGTTCCTGCTGGTGAATGTTCCGGTCCGGGCTCTGGCTCAATTGGGGCGGTTCTGCGAGTGGTTTGTCCTGGACGGCCTGTTCTACGGCGAGCTCGCCCGGATGCCGGTGCGGGCCGGTCGGGAACTGCGTCGACTGCAGACGGGGCAGCCGTCGTTCTACGCCCTGGCCGCGGTCCTGATCACTGGAGCCCTGCTGATGACATTGCTGCAGATTCGCCCCTGA